A genomic region of Ovis aries strain OAR_USU_Benz2616 breed Rambouillet chromosome 20, ARS-UI_Ramb_v3.0, whole genome shotgun sequence contains the following coding sequences:
- the DNPH1 gene encoding 2'-deoxynucleoside 5'-phosphate N-hydrolase 1, producing MAAAAAAAGTLEHGEPGCLSLYFCGSIRGGREDRELYVRIVSRLRRFGVVLTEHVAAAELDESGEEAAGGDKLIHDRDVAWLQQADVVVAEVTQPSLGVGYELGRAVALRKPVLCLFRPKSGRVLSAMIRGAADGSKFQVWDYKEAEVEALLDRYFEAYHPKQVAASPDPTA from the exons atggcggcggcggcggcggcggctggaaCCCTGGAGCACGGGGAGCCGGGGTGTCTCTCCCTGTACTTCTGCGGGAGTATCCGCGGCGGACGCGAGGACCGGGAACTGTACGTGCGCATCGTGTCTCGCCTGCGGCGCTTCGGGGTGGTGCTCACCGAGCATGTGGCGGCCGCCGAGCTGGACGAGAGCG GGGAAGAGGCTGCTGGAGGTGACAAGCTCATCCATGATCGGGACGTGGCCTGGCTGCAGCAGGCAGATG TGGTTGTGGCAGAAGTGACCCAGCCCTCTCTGGGAGTAGGGTATGAGCTGGGCCGGGCAGTGGCCCTCCGCAAACCAGTCCTGTGCCTGTTTCGCCCAAAATCTGGCCGAG TGCTCTCAGCCATGATCCGGGGAGCAGCCGATGGCTCCAAGTTCCAGGTGTGGGACTACAAGGAAGCAGAGGTGGAGGCCCTGCTAGATCGATACTTTGAGGCGTATCATCCTAAGCAGGTGGCTGCCTCTCCTGACCCAACTGCTTGA